From the Ruania alkalisoli genome, one window contains:
- a CDS encoding VanW family protein: MSVRDEETPEPDEGTDPEQAQTGAEPGDGASDQPAEALPDDQSEPEGEFEPESESEPEPEPESDGTEPDPEVEAAPEPELDPEGEPEGEGEPEPEFDSDIGSEPETDPASEPEPEPAPAPDSEPDPEPEPQPDRDADISADEPETIVLPAQPDPTPDETDVTPTKKKRRRGRRAVLIAAGALVLLGGGYVAGAWYLGDRVPGDTTVAGVNISGLPIDEAERVLTEGLAEETTAPVDVSFGQITAEVDPTSAGLALDTAATVDSVTGFTLDPRRVFGHLFGMGEQPPVLDVDDEALTGALRGLAENLDEPPVEGAIDFTDGEPVITEPVDGTGLDVDGAAEVLAEEWLTADGTVELPATVLTPTIDDAVIEDAMTTQVEPMLSGPVTVEVNGETTELSAAEVAAAAAMQADGSTLTLVLDGEPLANLITERVPSVGESPQDAQIVLEGGEPTIIPAVTGTGLDPAELADAVASAAVASDAEERTAAVELAQTEPEFSTEDAEALGVTEVIGTYRTPYPSDPVRTENLIAGTSHINGTLLKPDEQFSLLEALRPISTANGYTVSGVVVNGFHSDAIGGGLSQVSTTTFNAAYESGLTDITHQPHSRWFSRYPEGREATVFDPSIDMVFENNTGYGVLIQAYVTDSHVVVTMWGTDVFDVNIDVSGRYNFTQPQTLYNPDPQCHAEPGGQQGFSVTVSRTVTRDGEVVEDDSYSHTYSPWNRVICGEEPTEEPSEDSSED, encoded by the coding sequence GTGAGTGTGCGGGACGAGGAGACGCCGGAGCCGGACGAGGGGACGGATCCGGAACAGGCGCAGACCGGTGCGGAGCCGGGCGATGGCGCGTCCGACCAGCCTGCGGAGGCGCTGCCCGACGACCAGTCTGAACCGGAGGGTGAGTTCGAGCCCGAATCCGAATCCGAGCCCGAGCCCGAGCCCGAATCCGACGGGACCGAACCGGACCCTGAGGTCGAGGCTGCGCCTGAACCGGAGCTCGATCCTGAGGGGGAGCCGGAGGGTGAGGGTGAGCCGGAGCCAGAGTTCGATTCTGACATCGGTTCGGAACCAGAGACCGACCCTGCCTCGGAACCTGAACCCGAGCCCGCCCCCGCGCCGGATTCTGAGCCCGACCCCGAACCCGAACCTCAGCCGGACCGCGACGCTGACATCTCTGCCGACGAACCCGAGACCATCGTGCTCCCGGCTCAGCCCGACCCCACCCCGGACGAGACCGACGTGACACCCACCAAGAAGAAGCGGCGCCGCGGGCGCCGCGCTGTTCTCATCGCCGCCGGTGCACTCGTGCTGCTCGGCGGTGGGTACGTGGCCGGCGCCTGGTACCTCGGCGACCGGGTACCAGGCGACACGACGGTGGCCGGCGTCAACATCTCCGGCCTGCCGATCGACGAGGCCGAACGGGTCCTCACCGAAGGGCTCGCCGAGGAGACCACCGCACCCGTGGACGTCTCCTTCGGTCAGATCACCGCCGAGGTCGATCCCACCAGTGCGGGCCTTGCGCTGGACACCGCCGCTACCGTCGACTCCGTCACCGGCTTCACCCTCGACCCGCGGAGGGTCTTCGGGCACCTGTTCGGGATGGGTGAGCAGCCGCCGGTTCTCGACGTCGACGATGAGGCTCTCACCGGCGCGCTGCGCGGACTGGCTGAGAACCTCGACGAACCCCCGGTCGAGGGGGCGATCGACTTCACCGACGGCGAGCCGGTGATCACGGAGCCCGTCGACGGGACCGGCCTCGACGTCGACGGCGCCGCCGAGGTCCTGGCCGAGGAATGGCTCACCGCCGACGGCACCGTCGAACTCCCCGCCACCGTTCTGACGCCGACCATCGACGATGCCGTCATCGAGGACGCGATGACGACCCAGGTCGAACCGATGCTCTCCGGACCGGTGACCGTCGAGGTCAACGGCGAGACGACGGAACTCAGCGCGGCCGAGGTGGCAGCTGCCGCCGCCATGCAGGCAGACGGATCCACTCTGACGCTGGTGCTCGATGGTGAACCGCTCGCCAACCTCATCACCGAACGCGTGCCGTCCGTGGGCGAGAGCCCGCAGGACGCTCAGATCGTGCTCGAGGGCGGTGAGCCCACGATCATCCCGGCCGTCACCGGGACCGGCCTGGACCCGGCCGAGCTGGCTGACGCGGTGGCGAGCGCTGCGGTGGCGAGCGATGCCGAGGAGCGCACGGCCGCCGTCGAGCTGGCGCAGACGGAACCGGAGTTCTCCACCGAGGACGCGGAGGCGCTCGGGGTGACCGAGGTGATCGGTACCTACCGCACGCCCTACCCCTCCGACCCCGTTCGCACCGAGAACCTGATCGCCGGCACCTCCCACATCAACGGCACCCTGCTGAAACCCGACGAGCAGTTCTCGCTGCTGGAGGCGCTGCGGCCGATCAGCACCGCCAACGGCTACACCGTCTCGGGGGTGGTAGTGAACGGCTTCCACAGTGACGCCATCGGTGGCGGCCTCTCGCAGGTGTCCACCACCACGTTCAACGCGGCGTATGAGTCCGGGCTGACCGACATCACCCACCAGCCGCACTCGCGCTGGTTCTCCCGTTACCCGGAGGGCCGCGAGGCGACAGTCTTCGACCCCAGCATCGACATGGTGTTCGAGAACAACACCGGCTACGGGGTGCTGATCCAGGCCTATGTCACCGACTCCCACGTGGTGGTCACGATGTGGGGCACCGACGTCTTCGACGTGAACATCGACGTCAGCGGCCGGTACAACTTCACCCAGCCGCAGACGCTCTACAACCCCGACCCGCAGTGTCAC
- a CDS encoding flavin reductase family protein — protein MTDVEKFRTAMARLTSGVCVVAAKDRHDIAITATSVVSVSLEPPTVLFCVHQDSRLREALESVTRWAVSVVSRSGRSEAEWLASPGRPTRGQLDQVAFHRGEHSGAAILDSAAAWVEAETEWIQEAGSHDVVVGRVLASGTQSDRTGALVHRMSRMMTID, from the coding sequence GTGACGGACGTTGAGAAGTTCCGGACGGCGATGGCCCGCCTGACCTCCGGCGTCTGCGTGGTGGCCGCCAAAGACCGGCACGACATCGCGATCACGGCGACCTCCGTCGTCTCGGTCTCGCTGGAACCTCCGACCGTGTTGTTCTGCGTGCACCAGGATTCGAGGTTGCGGGAGGCGCTGGAGTCGGTGACCCGCTGGGCAGTGAGCGTGGTGAGCAGATCCGGCCGGTCGGAGGCGGAGTGGCTGGCCAGCCCGGGCCGGCCTACGCGCGGGCAGCTCGACCAGGTGGCCTTTCACCGTGGGGAGCACAGCGGCGCGGCGATCCTCGACAGCGCGGCCGCCTGGGTGGAGGCCGAGACGGAGTGGATCCAGGAGGCCGGCTCGCACGACGTGGTTGTGGGCAGGGTTCTGGCGTCAGGGACGCAGTCTGACCGTACCGGGGCGCTGGTGCACCGGATGAGCCGGATGATGACCATCGACTGA
- a CDS encoding PIG-L family deacetylase, with product MTSFSPEPERLRVLAGFAHPDDETLTGGGILAWLARGAEVHVVTANRGERGEVIPGDIAHLEGDGPALAEVRVAELAGALDALGVAGHTFLDALPGVAGRRRERYTDSGMQWDGDSRIRAIPDPAAGRDALTTQDSEVAARLLAAHIRRLRPHLVLSDEPGGGYGHPDHIRMHELMRHSLELAAEEQLQPIADDDPCVGLDPWRVPVAAWVVRPESSARAAAAWLATTPSRPRLTSLGRALTVADPDAEMATIVRPDAQVDLVVDTAGVADRVAAAMRAHRSQVQDAQLLAEIEGESADGHSERGGALGWFALSNEVLQPFSAHVGLTVAPGWGSTTALRGALAAAEPLEGNGEASPVMAPGEHDEEVPAWYAVLMRAFTAVLGVVMAAATTAFHRWESPFGLVLALLAIVASGTLSRSFADRLGVIVHAVAVAATVIALAYVRPGGDVVVTDEAIGTIWLLGAVLMTAVPGLLPARWFRDGR from the coding sequence GTGACTTCCTTCTCGCCGGAGCCGGAGCGGCTGCGCGTGCTCGCCGGCTTCGCCCATCCCGATGATGAGACCCTCACCGGCGGCGGGATCCTCGCCTGGCTCGCTCGCGGGGCCGAGGTGCATGTGGTCACCGCCAACCGGGGTGAGCGCGGTGAGGTGATCCCTGGCGACATCGCCCACCTGGAGGGTGACGGCCCTGCCTTGGCCGAGGTGCGCGTGGCCGAGCTCGCCGGGGCGCTCGATGCGTTGGGTGTGGCGGGCCACACCTTCCTGGACGCTCTTCCGGGGGTGGCCGGACGCCGTCGGGAGCGTTACACCGACTCCGGGATGCAGTGGGACGGCGACTCCCGCATACGCGCAATCCCCGACCCCGCCGCCGGGCGCGACGCTCTCACCACGCAGGATTCCGAGGTGGCCGCTCGCCTGCTGGCTGCGCACATCCGCCGGCTGCGACCCCACCTGGTCCTCTCCGACGAACCGGGCGGGGGCTACGGCCATCCCGATCACATCCGGATGCACGAGCTGATGCGGCACAGTCTCGAACTGGCCGCCGAGGAACAACTCCAACCGATCGCCGACGACGACCCGTGCGTTGGTCTTGACCCGTGGCGTGTGCCCGTGGCTGCCTGGGTGGTGCGGCCGGAGTCGTCCGCGCGGGCTGCTGCCGCATGGCTGGCCACGACGCCGTCCCGGCCTCGCCTGACAAGCCTCGGCCGGGCGCTGACGGTCGCTGATCCGGACGCTGAGATGGCGACCATCGTGCGCCCGGATGCGCAGGTGGACCTGGTGGTGGACACCGCTGGTGTAGCCGATCGTGTCGCGGCAGCGATGCGCGCACACCGCAGTCAGGTCCAGGACGCCCAGTTGCTCGCGGAGATCGAGGGCGAATCCGCCGACGGGCACTCCGAGCGGGGTGGCGCGCTCGGGTGGTTCGCCCTGAGCAACGAGGTACTGCAGCCGTTCTCGGCCCACGTGGGCCTGACCGTGGCTCCGGGTTGGGGCAGTACAACCGCGTTGCGCGGTGCGCTCGCGGCGGCTGAGCCGCTGGAGGGGAACGGTGAGGCCTCGCCCGTGATGGCCCCTGGCGAGCACGACGAGGAGGTGCCGGCCTGGTATGCGGTGCTGATGCGCGCCTTCACTGCCGTCCTCGGGGTGGTGATGGCAGCTGCCACGACGGCGTTCCACCGATGGGAGTCCCCGTTTGGCCTGGTGCTGGCTCTTCTGGCGATCGTCGCCTCGGGTACCTTGAGCCGGAGTTTTGCCGACCGGCTCGGGGTGATCGTGCACGCCGTCGCGGTAGCTGCCACGGTGATCGCCCTGGCGTATGTGCGTCCCGGCGGTGATGTGGTCGTCACGGACGAGGCGATCGGCACGATCTGGTTGCTGGGGGCTGTGCTGATGACCGCAGTTCCGGGACTGCTTCCTGCGAGGTGGTTCCGTGACGGACGTTGA
- the typA gene encoding translational GTPase TypA has protein sequence MSVPTLASRTDLRNVAIVAHVDHGKTTLVDAMLWQSGAFGDHDHVDERAMDSGDLEREKGITILAKNTAIAYSGPSAASTGHPQVIINVIDTPGHADFGGEVERGLSMVDGVVLLVDSSEGPLPQTRFVLRKALAAHLPVILVVNKVDRPDARISEVVSETQDLLLSLASDMSDDVPDLDLDAVLDVPVVYASAKAGRASLTQPGDGELPDSPDLEPLFQTVLEKIPAPTYDADAPLQAHVTNLDASPFLGRLALLRIRGGTIKKGQTVAWARKDGTMKNVRISELLRTQALDRVPAESAAAGDIVAVAGIEEITIGETLTDPDDPRPLPLITVDDPAISMTIGINTSPLAGRVKGAKVTARQVKDRLDRELIGNVSLKVLPTERPDAWEVQGRGELALAILVEQMRREGFELTVGKPQVVTREIDGKLCEPMERMTIDVPEEYLGAVTQLLAARKGRMETMTNHGTGWIRMEFVVPARGLIGFRTRFLTDTRGTGIAHSISEGYEPWAGSIEFRTSGSLVADRAGAATPFAMLNLQERGSFFVQPTSEVYEGQIVGENSRGDDMDVNITKEKKLNNIRSATAESFENLTPPRTLTLEESLEFARDDECVEVTPESVRIRKVILDQHERTKAARRKG, from the coding sequence ATGAGTGTGCCCACCCTCGCTTCCCGCACCGACCTGCGCAACGTGGCCATCGTGGCCCACGTCGACCACGGCAAGACCACCCTGGTCGATGCCATGCTCTGGCAGTCCGGTGCCTTCGGCGATCACGACCACGTCGACGAACGAGCGATGGACTCCGGCGACCTGGAGCGGGAGAAGGGGATCACGATCCTCGCCAAGAACACCGCGATCGCCTACTCCGGGCCGTCGGCCGCCTCCACCGGCCATCCGCAGGTCATCATCAACGTGATCGACACCCCCGGCCACGCCGACTTCGGTGGCGAGGTCGAGCGCGGACTGTCGATGGTCGACGGTGTGGTGCTGCTCGTGGATTCCTCCGAGGGTCCGCTGCCGCAGACGCGGTTCGTGCTGCGTAAGGCGCTGGCGGCGCACCTGCCGGTGATCCTCGTGGTCAACAAGGTGGACCGGCCGGACGCACGGATCTCGGAGGTTGTCTCGGAGACCCAGGATCTGCTGCTCTCCCTCGCCTCCGATATGTCCGACGACGTCCCCGACCTGGACTTGGACGCCGTCCTGGACGTTCCGGTCGTCTACGCCTCGGCGAAGGCCGGCCGGGCGAGCCTGACCCAGCCGGGTGACGGCGAACTGCCGGACTCACCGGATTTGGAGCCGCTCTTCCAGACCGTGCTGGAGAAGATCCCGGCGCCCACCTACGATGCCGACGCGCCCCTGCAGGCGCACGTGACCAACCTGGACGCGTCCCCGTTCCTGGGCCGGCTGGCATTGCTGCGTATCCGCGGCGGGACGATCAAGAAGGGCCAGACCGTCGCCTGGGCGCGCAAGGACGGCACCATGAAGAACGTGCGCATCAGCGAGCTGCTGCGCACCCAGGCGCTCGACCGGGTACCGGCCGAGTCTGCCGCTGCCGGGGACATCGTCGCGGTGGCCGGGATCGAGGAGATCACCATCGGTGAGACCCTCACGGACCCGGACGACCCGCGCCCGCTGCCACTGATCACCGTCGACGACCCGGCGATCTCGATGACCATCGGGATCAACACCTCCCCGCTGGCCGGCCGGGTCAAGGGTGCGAAGGTCACCGCGCGACAGGTCAAGGACCGGCTCGATCGCGAGCTCATCGGTAACGTCTCGCTGAAGGTGCTGCCGACCGAGCGTCCCGACGCCTGGGAGGTGCAGGGCCGTGGTGAGCTGGCCCTGGCGATCCTGGTCGAGCAGATGCGCCGCGAGGGTTTCGAGCTGACCGTCGGCAAGCCGCAGGTGGTCACGCGCGAGATCGACGGCAAGCTCTGCGAGCCGATGGAGCGGATGACCATCGATGTGCCGGAGGAGTACCTCGGCGCGGTCACCCAGCTGCTGGCTGCCCGCAAGGGCCGCATGGAGACGATGACCAACCACGGCACCGGCTGGATCCGAATGGAGTTCGTGGTGCCCGCGCGTGGGCTGATCGGGTTCCGGACCCGCTTCCTCACCGACACCCGCGGCACCGGCATCGCGCACTCGATCTCCGAGGGGTACGAGCCGTGGGCTGGTTCGATTGAGTTCCGCACCTCCGGGTCGCTGGTGGCTGACCGCGCCGGTGCGGCGACGCCGTTCGCGATGCTCAACCTGCAGGAGCGTGGCTCGTTCTTCGTCCAGCCCACCTCCGAGGTGTACGAGGGGCAGATCGTCGGTGAGAACTCCCGTGGTGATGACATGGACGTCAACATCACCAAGGAGAAGAAGCTCAACAACATCCGCTCCGCCACGGCAGAGTCGTTCGAGAACCTCACCCCGCCGCGCACGCTCACCCTGGAGGAGTCTCTCGAGTTCGCCCGGGACGACGAGTGCGTGGAGGTCACGCCCGAGTCGGTGCGCATCCGCAAGGTCATCCTCGACCAGCACGAGCGCACCAAGGCCGCTCGGCGCAAGGGCTGA
- a CDS encoding ABC transporter ATP-binding protein, translating into MSTQTAPEQPTATSAPILTVRDLSVDFFVEGEWFPAATGVSYDVRPGEVLAIVGESGSGKSQSSMSLLGLLPANGRATGSAKLGETELIGLTGAPMRRIRGNEMAVIFQEPMTALNPVYPVGFQIVETLRTHFDMGPVAAKERAIELLTLVEMPDPATRFNSYPHQLSGGQRQRAMIAQSLACDPKLLIADEPTTALDVTVQAEILKLMRDLRNRIDSGIVLITHDMGVVADMADKIIVMRRGEVVESGTAEEIFSRPQHEYTKELLGAVPHLGGVSAAEVREGAPGARPEQPAAVTGEPVMIAEDMIIEYPKRGRTPAFRAVDGVSLTIGAGEVVGLVGESGSGKTTIGRAVVGLLPVTGGSLRIDDRDMVGISPKDLRALRKRVGIVFQDPGSSLNPRLPIGESIGEPLYLHTGIKGAELTKKIDVLLDQVELPRSMRNRYPHELSGGQRQRVGIARALSLEPTILVADEPTSALDVSVQANVLELFSELQREHGFACLFISHDLAVVEMLSNRIAVMHHGKLAEIGPTAQVVHHPQDPYTQRLIAAVPVPDPAEQKVRRERRDQLLAEAAAELAAEEQYELKHRKGPRTEL; encoded by the coding sequence GTGAGCACGCAGACCGCCCCGGAACAGCCCACCGCCACCTCGGCTCCGATCCTGACGGTGCGTGACCTCAGCGTCGACTTCTTCGTCGAGGGGGAGTGGTTCCCGGCGGCCACCGGTGTCTCCTACGACGTGCGCCCCGGTGAGGTGCTCGCGATCGTCGGTGAGTCCGGATCCGGCAAATCGCAGTCGTCGATGTCACTGCTGGGCCTACTCCCGGCGAACGGACGCGCCACCGGCAGCGCGAAGCTCGGCGAGACCGAGCTGATCGGCCTGACCGGGGCACCGATGCGGCGGATCCGCGGCAACGAGATGGCCGTCATTTTCCAGGAGCCGATGACGGCGCTCAACCCCGTCTACCCGGTGGGCTTCCAGATCGTGGAGACGCTGCGCACCCACTTCGACATGGGGCCGGTCGCCGCGAAGGAACGAGCGATCGAGCTCCTCACCCTGGTCGAGATGCCCGACCCGGCCACCCGGTTCAACTCCTACCCGCACCAGCTCTCCGGTGGGCAGCGCCAGCGCGCGATGATCGCTCAGTCGCTGGCATGCGACCCGAAACTACTGATCGCCGACGAGCCCACCACGGCGCTCGATGTGACCGTGCAGGCCGAGATCCTCAAGCTGATGCGCGACCTGCGCAACCGCATCGACTCCGGCATCGTGCTGATCACGCACGATATGGGTGTCGTGGCCGATATGGCGGACAAGATCATCGTGATGCGCCGCGGTGAGGTGGTCGAGAGCGGCACGGCCGAGGAGATTTTCTCCCGCCCGCAGCACGAGTACACCAAGGAGCTGCTGGGCGCCGTGCCCCACCTGGGCGGGGTGAGTGCTGCCGAGGTGCGCGAAGGAGCTCCGGGGGCTCGTCCCGAGCAGCCGGCAGCGGTCACCGGTGAGCCGGTGATGATCGCCGAGGACATGATCATCGAGTACCCGAAGCGCGGACGTACTCCGGCGTTCCGGGCGGTGGACGGCGTCAGCCTCACCATCGGTGCCGGGGAGGTCGTCGGACTGGTGGGGGAGTCCGGATCGGGTAAGACCACCATCGGGCGGGCCGTCGTCGGGTTGCTGCCGGTCACGGGTGGCAGCCTGCGGATCGACGACCGGGACATGGTCGGGATCTCGCCGAAGGACCTGCGCGCCCTGCGCAAGCGGGTCGGGATCGTCTTCCAGGATCCGGGTTCCTCGCTGAACCCGCGGCTGCCGATCGGGGAGTCGATCGGGGAGCCGCTGTACCTGCACACCGGGATCAAGGGCGCCGAACTCACCAAGAAGATCGATGTGCTGCTCGACCAGGTGGAGCTGCCGCGCTCGATGCGTAACCGCTACCCGCACGAGCTCTCCGGAGGGCAGCGCCAGCGCGTGGGCATCGCGCGTGCCCTGAGCCTGGAGCCGACGATCCTGGTGGCTGACGAGCCGACCTCGGCACTCGATGTGTCGGTGCAGGCGAATGTGCTGGAGTTGTTCTCCGAACTGCAGCGCGAGCACGGGTTCGCCTGCCTGTTCATCAGCCACGACCTGGCCGTGGTGGAGATGCTCTCCAACCGGATCGCGGTGATGCACCATGGCAAGCTGGCTGAGATCGGGCCCACCGCGCAGGTCGTGCACCACCCGCAGGATCCTTACACTCAGCGCCTCATTGCCGCCGTACCGGTGCCCGACCCCGCGGAGCAGAAGGTGCGGCGCGAGCGCCGTGACCAGCTGCTCGCCGAAGCCGCCGCCGAGCTGGCGGCGGAGGAACAGTACGAGCTGAAGCACCGCAAGGGACCGCGCACGGAGTTGTAG
- a CDS encoding PH domain-containing protein has product MGATLTFRSPVGRALTVAIGAAGVLLVGYAMVLDGPLALWQTGPTALLALALVWALFWEPQVEVSDGGITVVNILRTAHVPWPEFTAAETRWSLEIRAGDLTVTAWAVPASSGTGARLAARRRGRSGDSASGSGAEAAALAIAERRAALAEAGHLRGARRGAVPPQVTWNLVPVVILTTTAALALASWLTTGLL; this is encoded by the coding sequence ATGGGAGCCACTCTCACGTTCCGGTCCCCCGTCGGTCGCGCGCTCACCGTGGCGATCGGCGCGGCAGGGGTGCTGCTGGTCGGGTATGCGATGGTCCTGGACGGACCTCTCGCTCTGTGGCAGACGGGCCCGACGGCGTTGCTCGCCCTCGCCCTGGTGTGGGCCCTGTTCTGGGAACCCCAGGTGGAGGTCTCCGACGGCGGCATCACGGTGGTCAACATCCTGCGCACCGCGCATGTGCCGTGGCCGGAGTTCACAGCCGCGGAGACCCGTTGGTCGCTGGAGATCCGCGCCGGCGATCTGACGGTCACCGCCTGGGCGGTACCGGCCAGCAGTGGGACGGGAGCGCGCCTGGCCGCCCGTCGACGTGGACGTTCCGGCGACAGCGCCTCCGGATCGGGTGCCGAGGCTGCCGCGCTGGCCATCGCGGAGCGCCGTGCTGCACTGGCCGAGGCGGGGCATCTGCGTGGCGCCCGTCGTGGCGCTGTTCCCCCGCAGGTCACCTGGAATCTGGTGCCGGTCGTGATCCTGACCACGACGGCGGCCCTCGCCCTCGCGTCCTGGCTCACCACGGGCCTGCTCTGA
- a CDS encoding ABC transporter permease: MTSQPEPTEQAENAIELKAVEGKSQGQIVRERFFHHRGAIVALVVLVLIALLALTSIGFPVFGWYVGGWWQYNPAETMALENAGGTPTMTMPWSEAGFAIGNHPFGQDTIGRDIFARTMKGIQTSLVIMVVVGAVATAIGVLVGALSGFFRGFTDTLLMRITDLFITMPLLVIGAVLGKLVGSASAVPLALVLGLITWTTLARLVRGEFLTLREREFVDAARVAGASNSRIIFKHILPNAMGVIIVTVTLLMSAAILLETALSYLEFGIQEPSISLGRMISDYQSSFSTRPWLFWWPGLFIITIALCINFVGDGLRDAFDPRQKRLPSARAMAKAARREHQSSSVATS, translated from the coding sequence ATGACCTCCCAACCTGAACCCACGGAGCAGGCCGAGAACGCCATCGAGCTGAAGGCGGTCGAGGGCAAGTCGCAGGGCCAGATCGTCCGCGAACGCTTCTTCCACCACCGCGGTGCGATCGTCGCGCTCGTGGTACTCGTGCTGATTGCACTGCTCGCGCTGACCTCGATCGGCTTCCCCGTCTTCGGGTGGTACGTCGGTGGCTGGTGGCAGTACAACCCGGCCGAGACGATGGCGCTCGAGAATGCCGGTGGTACGCCGACGATGACGATGCCGTGGAGCGAGGCGGGTTTCGCGATCGGCAACCACCCGTTCGGGCAGGACACCATCGGCCGGGACATCTTCGCCCGCACCATGAAGGGCATCCAGACCTCCCTGGTGATCATGGTCGTCGTCGGCGCCGTGGCCACCGCGATCGGGGTGCTCGTCGGCGCCCTCTCCGGTTTCTTCCGAGGGTTCACCGACACGCTCCTGATGCGGATCACGGACCTGTTCATCACCATGCCGTTGCTGGTGATCGGCGCCGTGCTCGGCAAGCTGGTGGGCTCCGCCAGTGCCGTTCCGCTCGCCCTGGTGCTCGGACTGATCACCTGGACGACCCTGGCGCGCCTCGTCCGTGGGGAGTTCCTGACGCTCCGCGAGCGGGAGTTCGTCGACGCTGCACGCGTGGCAGGAGCCAGCAACTCGCGCATCATCTTCAAGCACATTCTGCCCAACGCGATGGGTGTGATCATCGTGACGGTCACGCTGCTCATGAGTGCGGCCATCCTGCTCGAAACGGCACTGAGCTACCTCGAGTTCGGCATCCAGGAGCCGTCGATCTCGCTGGGCCGGATGATCAGCGACTACCAGAGCTCCTTCAGCACCCGTCCCTGGCTGTTCTGGTGGCCTGGTCTGTTCATCATCACCATCGCCCTGTGCATCAACTTCGTCGGTGACGGCCTCCGGGATGCCTTCGACCCACGGCAGAAGCGCCTCCCCTCAGCCCGCGCCATGGCCAAGGCTGCCCGGCGTGAGCACCAGAGCAGCTCGGTGGCGACGTCATGA
- a CDS encoding ABC transporter permease, with translation MLTFIVRRVLIGVGILFVSSLIMYLLVDLTIDPLEDLRLSTDPSKDLQIEQRIELLNLNDPVLLRYLWWLGAFVTGDLGTAWTTGRDVADILASAIVSTIQLVTAATFLAIFLGIAVGIVSALRQYTTFDYLITFLSFLLYSLPSFWIAVLLKQWGAIGYNDFLRDPVIAIPVMAAIAAVMGLLWSLAFGGDVKRRLTVGGSAAGVTLAVLLYIQLTDWWSQPNIGPLLLTISALALALGVTTLSSGLRNRRALYTSLTVAVLGVALYFPMQFGFYYLGAWGLMNWGTALGLGVLAALVGAGIGLLFRGPDWRISARTGALTAVPVAALIFIDRVMQVWDDYMASNIIRGRPIATIGDRTPNLEGDFWVTTLDQYTHLLLPTISLMLLSFAGYTRYARGSMLEVMNQDYIRTARAKGLTERTVVMRHGFRNSLIPMATIVPIDIITLIGGAIITENIFNRPGMGQMFIRHLNTNDIEPVMAYLIIVAFLAIVANIVADLIYAVLDPRIRVNA, from the coding sequence ATGCTGACTTTCATCGTGCGCCGCGTGCTGATCGGCGTCGGCATCCTGTTCGTGTCCTCGCTGATCATGTACTTGCTGGTCGATCTCACGATCGACCCGCTGGAAGATCTGAGGCTGAGCACCGATCCGAGCAAAGACCTGCAGATCGAGCAGCGCATCGAACTGCTCAACCTGAATGACCCGGTACTGCTGCGCTACCTCTGGTGGCTGGGTGCCTTCGTCACCGGCGACCTCGGTACCGCGTGGACCACCGGTCGGGACGTCGCCGACATCCTGGCCTCTGCGATCGTCTCCACCATCCAGCTGGTCACCGCTGCCACATTCCTGGCGATCTTTCTTGGGATCGCCGTCGGGATCGTCTCGGCGCTGCGCCAATACACGACCTTCGACTACCTGATCACCTTCCTCTCCTTCCTGCTGTACTCGCTGCCCTCTTTCTGGATCGCGGTGCTGCTCAAGCAGTGGGGAGCCATCGGGTACAACGACTTCCTGCGTGATCCGGTCATCGCGATACCGGTGATGGCCGCGATCGCAGCGGTCATGGGGCTGCTGTGGTCACTGGCCTTCGGCGGTGACGTCAAGAGACGGCTGACCGTGGGCGGTAGCGCTGCGGGTGTGACGCTCGCCGTCCTGCTCTACATCCAGCTCACCGACTGGTGGAGCCAGCCGAACATCGGCCCGCTGCTGCTGACGATCAGCGCGCTCGCCCTCGCGCTCGGGGTGACCACCCTCTCCAGCGGGCTGCGCAACCGCCGCGCGCTCTACACCTCACTCACGGTCGCCGTCCTGGGGGTCGCGCTGTACTTCCCGATGCAGTTCGGGTTCTACTACCTGGGCGCCTGGGGCCTGATGAACTGGGGGACGGCGCTCGGGCTCGGCGTGCTCGCGGCTCTCGTCGGCGCCGGTATCGGTCTGCTGTTCCGGGGGCCGGACTGGCGCATCTCGGCCCGCACCGGTGCGCTGACCGCTGTACCGGTCGCGGCACTCATCTTCATCGACCGGGTGATGCAGGTCTGGGATGACTACATGGCCTCCAACATCATCCGGGGCCGCCCGATCGCGACCATCGGTGACCGTACACCGAACCTCGAGGGTGACTTCTGGGTGACGACACTCGATCAGTACACCCACCTGCTGCTGCCGACCATCTCCCTGATGCTGCTCTCCTTCGCCGGATACACCCGGTACGCACGCGGCAGCATGCTGGAGGTGATGAACCAGGACTACATCCGTACCGCCCGCGCGAAGGGACTCACCGAGCGCACAGTCGTGATGCGGCACGGGTTCCGCAACTCGCTCATCCCGATGGCCACGATCGTGCCGATCGACATCATCACGCTCATCGGCGGGGCGATCATCACCGAGAACATCTTCAACCGACCGGGCATGGGGCAGATGTTCATCCGCCACCTCAATACCAACGACATCGAACCGGTGATGGCGTATCTGATCATCGTGGCGTTCCTCGCCATCGTGGCGAATATCGTCGCCGACCTGATCTACGCCGTCCTCGACCCACGGATCCGGGTGAACGCATGA